One stretch of Cohnella algarum DNA includes these proteins:
- the helD gene encoding RNA polymerase recycling motor HelD, whose protein sequence is MSKEHSIREEETKRLKEVLGIVDRKLRKELSVLGDRRGDVVGIRQEFWDDVTVNFSDATELGETWSSIVQQAELLAERERSHKVASAEAERLARQHDNPYFARIDFAEDGTETEKIYIGRGSLIGEDGQTFYIYDWRAPISSLFYDAEPGRVSFETPSGEATGQMSLKRQFVIRGGKLKHVFDTDETIGDDILQAVLSERSDTSMKSIVATIQKEQNRIIRDERHKLLVVQGAAGSGKTSAALQRIAYLLYRFRETLTSDQIVLFSPNPVFKGYVSRVLPDLGEANMRQMTFRELIEARLGRRWQTEDLFSQVEALSAIEGTAEGDARERSVRYKGSEHFFQTIVRYLERLLKEGVKFRPLRFRKDTIVSTAEMEQQFYGAYGAGDFGERMIKMRRWLNERLTEWIDGQMGEAWLEEAAELADEEAIQRAYVQIRREGGFHDGAFDDEERMTELLRRSAAERLIEPLRRAVRGFRFVDPIGTYAELFRSRTLFAACSPDRKLPAGWEWMARRAEETLDRKAIDHEDATPLLYVLEALEGFRKVDGEVRHLFVDEAQDYSPFQAAFLRRRFPKARLTVLGDFNQAIYVQAQESGGFGGWTRLVPPEDTAIWRLTTSYRSTEPIVEFSKRILRPEDAAAIAPFHRGGDVPEVIGCLDAADLARRVAADAESLLKAGHATIGIITKTAGETANAAALLKERLPDDVPLALVTGESAKLPPGLSILPSYLSKGIEFDAVLVWDASAERYGREQDRKLLYTVCTRALHLLHVYHTGEASPLLNPEGSTRPAETAELPGGGA, encoded by the coding sequence GTGTCCAAGGAACACTCCATCCGCGAGGAGGAGACGAAACGGCTGAAGGAAGTGCTCGGAATCGTCGATCGCAAGCTGCGCAAAGAGCTGTCGGTTCTCGGCGACAGGCGGGGCGACGTCGTCGGCATCCGCCAGGAGTTTTGGGACGACGTCACGGTCAACTTCTCCGATGCGACGGAGCTCGGCGAAACGTGGTCCAGCATCGTGCAGCAAGCCGAATTGCTCGCCGAGCGCGAACGGAGCCACAAGGTGGCTTCGGCCGAAGCGGAGCGGCTTGCCAGGCAGCACGACAATCCGTACTTTGCCCGCATCGATTTCGCGGAGGACGGAACCGAAACGGAAAAAATCTACATCGGCCGGGGCTCGCTTATCGGCGAGGACGGGCAAACGTTCTATATTTACGATTGGCGCGCGCCGATCTCGAGCCTGTTTTACGATGCGGAGCCCGGACGGGTATCGTTCGAGACGCCGAGCGGCGAAGCGACCGGCCAAATGTCGCTCAAGCGGCAATTCGTCATTCGCGGCGGGAAGCTGAAGCATGTGTTCGACACGGACGAGACGATCGGCGACGACATTTTGCAGGCGGTGCTGTCGGAGCGGTCGGATACGTCGATGAAAAGCATCGTCGCCACCATTCAGAAGGAACAGAACCGGATCATCCGCGACGAACGCCACAAGCTGCTGGTCGTGCAGGGGGCCGCGGGGAGCGGAAAGACGTCGGCGGCGCTGCAGCGCATCGCGTACTTGCTGTACCGGTTCCGCGAAACGCTGACGAGCGATCAAATCGTCCTTTTTTCGCCGAATCCGGTATTTAAAGGATACGTCTCCCGCGTGCTGCCGGATTTGGGCGAGGCGAACATGCGGCAAATGACGTTTCGCGAGCTGATCGAAGCCCGGCTCGGCCGGAGATGGCAGACGGAAGACCTGTTTTCGCAGGTCGAAGCGCTCTCCGCTATCGAAGGAACCGCCGAAGGCGACGCCAGAGAGCGTTCGGTGCGCTACAAGGGCTCGGAGCACTTCTTCCAGACGATCGTCCGCTATTTGGAGCGGCTGCTGAAGGAAGGCGTCAAGTTTCGGCCGCTGCGCTTCCGGAAGGACACGATCGTCTCCACCGCCGAGATGGAGCAGCAGTTTTACGGCGCTTACGGAGCGGGCGATTTCGGCGAGCGGATGATCAAGATGAGGCGCTGGCTGAACGAGCGGCTGACCGAATGGATCGACGGCCAGATGGGCGAAGCCTGGCTGGAGGAAGCGGCGGAGCTGGCGGACGAGGAGGCGATTCAGCGCGCCTACGTGCAAATTCGGCGCGAAGGCGGGTTTCACGACGGGGCGTTCGACGACGAGGAGCGCATGACCGAGCTGCTTAGGCGCAGCGCGGCGGAACGGCTGATCGAACCGCTCCGCAGGGCGGTGCGCGGCTTCCGGTTCGTCGATCCGATCGGCACGTACGCGGAGCTGTTCCGCAGCCGCACGCTGTTCGCCGCCTGCTCGCCGGACAGGAAGCTGCCCGCCGGCTGGGAATGGATGGCGCGGCGGGCGGAGGAGACGCTGGACCGCAAGGCGATCGACCACGAGGACGCCACTCCTTTGCTGTACGTGCTCGAGGCGCTCGAGGGCTTCCGCAAGGTGGACGGGGAAGTCCGCCACCTGTTCGTCGACGAGGCGCAGGATTATTCGCCGTTTCAGGCGGCTTTTTTGCGGCGGCGGTTTCCGAAGGCGCGCTTGACGGTGCTGGGCGATTTCAACCAGGCGATTTACGTGCAGGCGCAGGAAAGCGGCGGCTTCGGCGGCTGGACGCGGCTCGTGCCTCCGGAAGACACGGCGATATGGCGCCTGACGACAAGCTATCGGTCCACCGAGCCGATCGTCGAGTTTTCGAAACGGATTTTGCGGCCCGAGGACGCCGCCGCCATTGCGCCGTTTCACCGCGGCGGCGACGTTCCCGAGGTGATCGGCTGTCTCGATGCCGCGGATCTGGCGCGGCGCGTCGCCGCTGACGCGGAATCGCTCCTGAAAGCGGGCCATGCGACGATCGGCATCATCACGAAAACGGCCGGCGAGACCGCCAATGCCGCGGCTCTGCTGAAAGAGCGGCTGCCCGACGATGTGCCGCTCGCGCTCGTTACCGGGGAGTCGGCGAAGCTGCCTCCGGGTCTCTCGATTCTGCCCTCGTATTTGTCCAAGGGAATCGAGTTCGACGCCGTGCTCGTGTGGGACGCTTCCGCCGAAAGGTACGGCCGGGAGCAGGACCGCAAGCTGCTTTACACGGTTTGCACGCGGGCGCTTCACCTGCTGCATGTGTATCATACGGGAGAAGCTTCGCCGCTGCTGAATCCGGAAGGCAGCACTCGGCCCGCGGAGACGGCCGAATTGCCGGGAGGCGGGGCGTGA
- a CDS encoding M50 family metallopeptidase: MNKWALTVIYLLACAFLTRLIPFSSFFRTVDTLVHEFGHAAVTLLMSGRVLSIELHADHSGLTRSLLQGQWKFVPVTLAGYIAASLFAVLLFWLYDRGRLRTGLAVCSSIALATLVFFVRSGYGTTWLIGFVALNLAVLLIRKAWLTKTYYLLVAFLSLEESVLGPAFLVYASVTRPAASGDAYGMQNLTGVPAVAWALLFLGVALLCARSSLRLFLKRRTAQANE, from the coding sequence TTGAACAAGTGGGCGCTGACCGTTATCTATTTGCTCGCATGCGCGTTTCTGACCCGGCTCATTCCGTTTTCCTCCTTTTTTCGCACCGTCGATACGCTCGTTCACGAGTTCGGCCATGCGGCCGTCACTTTGCTGATGTCCGGGAGGGTGCTCTCCATCGAGCTGCATGCCGATCATAGCGGCCTCACCCGCTCGCTGCTGCAGGGCCAATGGAAGTTCGTCCCGGTAACGCTGGCCGGCTATATCGCCGCTTCCCTGTTTGCCGTCCTCTTGTTTTGGTTGTACGACCGGGGCCGCCTGCGAACGGGCCTTGCCGTCTGCTCCTCGATCGCGCTCGCGACGCTCGTTTTTTTCGTCCGTTCCGGCTACGGCACGACCTGGCTGATCGGGTTCGTCGCCCTCAATCTGGCCGTCCTCCTGATCCGGAAAGCGTGGCTTACGAAAACGTATTACCTGCTCGTCGCTTTCCTCAGCCTCGAGGAATCCGTGCTCGGACCGGCTTTTCTCGTGTACGCTTCCGTCACCCGGCCGGCCGCTTCCGGCGACGCGTACGGCATGCAAAATCTGACCGGCGTTCCCGCCGTCGCATGGGCATTGCTGTTTCTAGGCGTCGCCTTGCTGTGCGCAAGAAGCTCGCTTCGATTGTTTTTGAAGCGGAGGACGGCGCAGGCGAACGAATGA
- a CDS encoding SpoVR family protein, translating to MTYEEELERSIGEITEIAKGFGLDFYPMRYEICPPDIIYTFGAYGMPTRFSHWSFGKTFNRMKMQYDLGLSKIYELVINSNPCYAFLLDGNSLVQNKLIVAHVLAHCDFFKNNARFSATNRDMVESMSATAERIRQYEIDYGADEVETFLDAVLAIQEHVDPGIVKPHGLDKRRYMQWQQKQDKEKLRRPASPYDDLWSLDERNSEPKERDQPKSAEAKKFPPQPEKDLLWFVQEFSPVLEDWQRDIMSMLREEMLYFWPQIETKIMNEGWATFWHQRIMRELPLTSEETIEYAKLNSAVVQPSRSSLNPYYLGLKIFEDIEKRWGRERMFDIREMDSDPSFLRNYLTKELTDELDLYVFEKKGPEWTITDKTWEHIRDQLVYSRVNGGFPYLVVTDGDWQRSGELYLAHRYEGIELDLKYVERTMPYVARLWGKPVHLETIVDGAGVLFSCDGKKTTRKSI from the coding sequence GTGACCTACGAAGAGGAACTGGAACGGTCGATCGGCGAAATTACGGAAATCGCCAAAGGCTTCGGACTCGATTTTTATCCGATGAGATACGAAATTTGTCCGCCCGACATCATCTATACATTCGGCGCCTACGGCATGCCGACCCGGTTCAGCCATTGGAGCTTCGGAAAAACCTTCAATCGCATGAAAATGCAGTACGACCTCGGCCTAAGCAAAATTTACGAGCTCGTTATCAATTCCAATCCCTGTTACGCCTTTCTGCTGGACGGCAACTCGCTCGTGCAAAACAAGCTGATCGTCGCCCACGTGCTCGCCCACTGCGACTTTTTCAAAAACAACGCGCGCTTCTCCGCCACCAACCGCGATATGGTCGAAAGCATGTCGGCCACCGCGGAACGGATCCGCCAGTATGAAATCGACTACGGCGCGGACGAAGTGGAAACCTTTCTCGACGCGGTTCTCGCGATTCAGGAGCACGTCGATCCCGGCATCGTGAAGCCCCACGGACTGGACAAACGCAGATACATGCAATGGCAGCAAAAACAAGATAAGGAAAAGCTGCGGCGTCCCGCTTCTCCCTACGACGACCTGTGGTCGCTCGACGAGCGGAATTCCGAACCGAAGGAGCGCGACCAGCCGAAAAGCGCCGAAGCCAAAAAATTTCCTCCCCAGCCCGAGAAGGACCTGCTCTGGTTCGTGCAGGAATTTTCGCCGGTGCTGGAAGACTGGCAGCGCGACATCATGTCGATGCTGCGCGAGGAAATGCTCTATTTCTGGCCGCAAATCGAAACGAAAATCATGAACGAAGGCTGGGCGACGTTCTGGCATCAGCGGATTATGCGGGAGCTGCCCCTGACGAGCGAGGAGACGATCGAGTACGCCAAGCTGAATTCCGCCGTCGTCCAGCCTTCGCGCAGCTCGCTCAATCCGTATTATTTGGGCCTGAAAATTTTCGAGGACATCGAAAAGCGCTGGGGCCGCGAGCGGATGTTCGACATTCGGGAAATGGATTCGGATCCGTCGTTTTTGCGCAATTACTTAACGAAGGAACTGACGGATGAGCTCGATCTGTACGTTTTCGAGAAAAAGGGGCCGGAGTGGACGATTACCGATAAAACGTGGGAACATATCCGCGACCAGCTCGTGTACTCGCGCGTCAACGGCGGATTCCCCTATCTGGTCGTAACGGACGGGGACTGGCAGCGCAGCGGCGAACTGTATCTCGCTCACCGCTACGAAGGGATCGAGCTGGACTTGAAATACGTCGAGCGGACGATGCCGTACGTCGCCCGGCTGTGGGGCAAGCCGGTCCATCTCGAAACGATCGTGGACGGAGCCGGCGTTCTGTTCAGCTGCGACGGAAAAAAAACGACCCGCAAAAGCATCTGA
- a CDS encoding SDR family oxidoreductase, giving the protein MSTDQPSQPNRPNHFPPQHQDRQPGLESDMTPPPEAESPIYKPADKLSGKVALITGGDSGIGRAVAIAFAKEGADVAIVYLNEFTDARETQRQVEAEGRRCAIFDGDVGDPVFCAKAVQETLNAFGKLDILVNNAAEQHPQDKLEKITPQQLERTFKTNVFAMFYLTQSALPHMKSGAAIINTTSVTAYRGSPNLLDYSSTKGAVVSFTRSLALNLAAQGIRVNGVAPGPVWTPLIPSTFDSQQVAKFGSDTPLGRAGQPDEIAPAYVYLAGEDSSYVSGQVLHVNGGEIVNG; this is encoded by the coding sequence ATGTCAACCGATCAACCGTCCCAGCCGAACCGTCCGAACCATTTTCCCCCGCAGCATCAGGACCGCCAGCCGGGACTGGAAAGCGACATGACGCCGCCGCCGGAAGCCGAATCGCCGATCTACAAGCCCGCCGACAAGCTTTCCGGCAAAGTCGCGCTCATTACCGGCGGCGACAGCGGCATCGGCAGGGCCGTCGCCATCGCGTTCGCGAAGGAGGGCGCGGACGTCGCGATCGTTTATTTGAACGAATTTACCGACGCCCGCGAAACGCAGCGGCAGGTCGAGGCCGAAGGCCGTCGCTGCGCCATCTTCGACGGCGACGTCGGCGACCCGGTGTTTTGCGCCAAAGCCGTCCAGGAAACGCTGAACGCGTTCGGCAAGCTCGACATTCTCGTCAACAACGCCGCCGAGCAGCACCCGCAGGACAAGCTCGAGAAGATTACGCCGCAGCAGCTCGAGCGAACGTTCAAAACGAACGTTTTCGCCATGTTCTATTTGACGCAGTCGGCCCTGCCCCATATGAAATCCGGCGCGGCGATCATTAACACGACCTCCGTGACGGCTTACCGGGGGAGTCCGAACCTGCTCGATTATTCGTCGACGAAGGGGGCGGTCGTCTCCTTTACCCGCTCGCTGGCGCTGAACCTGGCCGCGCAAGGCATCCGCGTCAACGGCGTGGCGCCCGGTCCGGTTTGGACGCCGCTCATCCCGTCCACCTTCGACTCCCAGCAGGTGGCGAAATTCGGCTCCGACACGCCGCTCGGACGCGCCGGGCAGCCGGACGAAATCGCCCCCGCCTACGTCTACCTGGCCGGCGAGGATTCCTCGTACGTGTCGGGTCAGGTGCTGCACGTGAACGGCGGCGAGATTGTCAACGGGTAA
- a CDS encoding LytTR family transcriptional regulator DNA-binding domain-containing protein, with protein MGEQIRLLDKEGKPCTLELADIVVVKPSPNGPVFLTKDETYFYPTTLEELQVLFKEHGFERLDRTNLANLNRAEAFDPKTRKVYFDYPWGKDSRFATVSEANVKKVDHLVKEAPSKYKPFNKPLFGSE; from the coding sequence ATGGGAGAGCAAATCCGGTTGTTGGACAAAGAGGGCAAGCCCTGTACGTTGGAGCTTGCGGATATCGTAGTCGTGAAGCCGTCGCCCAACGGGCCGGTGTTTTTGACGAAGGATGAAACGTATTTTTATCCGACGACGCTGGAGGAACTGCAGGTTTTGTTCAAGGAACACGGGTTCGAACGGCTCGATCGGACGAATTTGGCCAATCTGAACCGCGCGGAAGCGTTCGATCCGAAGACGCGGAAAGTGTATTTCGACTATCCCTGGGGCAAAGACAGCCGGTTTGCGACCGTTTCGGAGGCCAACGTGAAGAAAGTCGATCACCTGGTCAAGGAAGCTCCCTCCAAGTACAAGCCCTTCAACAAGCCTTTGTTCGGATCGGAATAA
- a CDS encoding IS630 family transposase (programmed frameshift) codes for MQPAEQQELEKRLKQEKSRRMYERYQTIYLHAVKQMTVTEIAEIIRRKPVTVNTYILSYQDSGLDGLAMGVSTGAPNQLTAEQQQQLKQIIITKLPHEVGFPAKYNWTLALAVAYVMREFERSYTIAGMAKLLHRLDLRFTKPTYTLEAADEAKQKAFVQEQFPQLKKLMNGEIHHLLFEDESMIRDYQALQQTWFEKGKQRIIPTTGKHRGVKLLATVDYETGEIVWQEDEQYTAETFLAFLKIVLAHYATGKIVIVLDNARIHHAKLLQPFLEEQKGRLEFAFLPPYSPQFNVVEGLWKWLKADVINNVFYHTVAEIRKNVKTFMEEISKDKWAIIDRLCIRMESSLQKLIDV; via the exons ATTCAACCAGCAGAGCAACAAGAATTGGAGAAGCGGCTCAAGCAAGAAAAAAGCCGCCGGATGTATGAACGCTACCAAACGATTTACTTGCATGCCGTGAAACAGATGACGGTGACCGAAATTGCGGAGATCATTCGTAGAAAACCCGTAACGGTGAACACCTACATCCTATCCTATCAAGATTCAGGGCTGGATGGCTTGGCGATGGGCGTCTCTACAGGCGCTCCTAATCAGTTAACCGCCGAGCAGCAACAACAGCTCAAGCAGATCATCATCACGAAGCTTCCACACGAAGTTGGATTTCCCGCGAAGTACAATTGGACGCTGGCTCTGGCTGTCGCTTATGTGATGCGTGAGTTTGAAAGAAGCTATACCATCGCAGGTATGGCCAAATTGCTGCACCGACTGGACCTGCGATTCACTAAACCAACGTATACGCTCGAAGCAGCCGATGAAGCCAAGCAAAAGGCTTTTGTCCAAGAGCAGTTTCCTCAGTTAAAAAAA CTGATGAACGGCGAAATTCATCATTTGCTGTTTGAAGACGAAAGCATGATTCGGGACTACCAAGCCTTGCAGCAAACTTGGTTCGAGAAAGGAAAGCAACGGATCATTCCGACCACGGGCAAACATCGCGGCGTGAAATTGCTCGCCACTGTGGACTACGAGACCGGTGAAATCGTATGGCAAGAAGATGAGCAGTACACAGCCGAAACATTTCTGGCTTTCCTGAAAATCGTCCTTGCTCATTACGCTACGGGCAAGATCGTGATCGTGCTGGACAATGCCCGTATCCATCATGCGAAATTACTGCAACCTTTCCTGGAAGAGCAGAAAGGCCGGTTGGAGTTCGCCTTCTTGCCTCCGTACAGCCCTCAGTTCAACGTTGTAGAAGGGCTATGGAAGTGGCTGAAAGCTGATGTCATTAACAATGTTTTTTATCATACGGTCGCCGAGATTCGTAAGAATGTGAAGACCTTCATGGAGGAAATCTCCAAAGACAAGTGGGCCATAATTGACCGTCTGTGCATTCGCATGGAATCTTCCTTACAAAAGCTCATTGACGTCTAG
- a CDS encoding PrkA family serine protein kinase, with the protein MDIFKRIAEYRAESEKLAWSGTFADYIELLRRDPTPAMTAHARVYDMILAQGVEEIGGQKRYKFFENEIYGLDRTIEKLVEEYFHSSARRLDVRKRILLLMGPVSGGKSTIVAMLKKGLEQYARTQRGAVYAIRGCPMHEEPLHLIPHELRPDIEHELKVRIEGNLCPSCQMRLRTEYEGDIMRVPVERVFISEENRVGIGTFSPSDPKSQDIADLTGSIDFSTITEYGSESDPRAYRFDGELNKANRGLMEFQEMLKCDEKFLWNLLSLTQEGNFKAGRFALISADELIVAHTNESEYKAFIANKKNEALQSRMIVMPIPYNLKVTDEEKIYDKLIKQSDMSHIHIAPHALRSAAVFSILTRLKESKKQGMDLVKKMRLYDGEEVEGFKEADLKEMQNEYTDEGMSGIDPRYVINRISSALIKHDLPCINALDVLRALKDGLDQHPSITKEEREKFLNFISVARQEYDNLAKKEIQKAFVYSFEESARTLFENYLDNIEAYCNWTKMKDPLTGEEMDPDERLMRSIEEQIGVSENAKKAFREEILIRISAYSRKGRKFDYNTHERLREAIEKKLFADLKDIVKITTSTKTPDENQLKRINEVTKRLIEEHNYCPVCANELLRYVGSLLNR; encoded by the coding sequence ATGGATATCTTTAAACGGATCGCGGAATATCGGGCCGAAAGCGAGAAACTGGCATGGTCCGGCACGTTCGCGGATTACATTGAACTGTTGCGCCGCGATCCGACTCCGGCGATGACCGCGCATGCCCGCGTGTACGACATGATTTTGGCGCAGGGCGTGGAGGAGATCGGTGGACAGAAGCGATATAAGTTTTTTGAAAACGAAATTTACGGACTCGACCGGACCATCGAGAAGCTCGTGGAGGAATATTTCCACTCGTCGGCCCGCCGGCTGGACGTCCGCAAGCGGATCCTGCTGCTGATGGGGCCGGTAAGCGGCGGCAAATCGACGATCGTGGCGATGCTGAAAAAAGGGCTGGAACAGTACGCCCGGACGCAGCGGGGCGCCGTGTACGCCATTCGGGGCTGCCCGATGCACGAGGAGCCCTTGCACCTCATCCCGCACGAGCTGCGGCCCGATATCGAGCATGAGCTCAAGGTGCGGATCGAAGGGAATTTGTGCCCGTCCTGCCAAATGCGGCTCCGAACCGAATACGAGGGCGACATTATGCGGGTGCCGGTGGAGCGGGTGTTCATTTCCGAAGAAAATCGCGTCGGCATCGGCACGTTCAGCCCGTCCGACCCGAAATCCCAGGACATTGCGGATTTGACGGGCAGCATCGACTTTTCGACGATTACCGAATACGGCTCGGAATCCGATCCCCGGGCGTACCGTTTCGACGGCGAGCTGAACAAGGCCAACCGGGGGCTGATGGAATTTCAGGAAATGCTCAAATGCGACGAGAAGTTTTTGTGGAACCTGCTGTCGCTTACCCAGGAGGGCAATTTCAAGGCCGGCCGCTTCGCGCTCATCAGCGCCGACGAGCTGATCGTGGCCCACACGAACGAATCCGAGTACAAGGCGTTCATCGCCAACAAGAAAAACGAGGCGCTGCAATCGCGGATGATCGTCATGCCGATCCCGTACAATCTGAAAGTGACCGACGAAGAAAAAATTTACGACAAGCTCATCAAACAGTCGGACATGAGCCATATCCATATCGCGCCGCATGCGCTCCGGTCGGCGGCCGTCTTTTCCATTTTGACGCGGCTGAAGGAATCGAAAAAACAGGGCATGGACCTGGTCAAAAAAATGCGGCTGTACGACGGCGAAGAGGTGGAAGGCTTCAAGGAAGCCGATTTGAAGGAAATGCAAAACGAGTACACGGACGAAGGGATGTCCGGCATCGATCCGCGCTACGTGATCAACCGGATTTCGAGCGCGCTCATCAAGCACGACTTGCCCTGCATCAACGCGCTGGATGTGCTCCGGGCGCTCAAGGACGGGTTGGATCAGCATCCTTCCATCACGAAGGAAGAGCGGGAAAAATTTTTGAATTTCATTTCGGTGGCGCGCCAGGAATACGACAATCTGGCCAAAAAAGAAATTCAAAAGGCGTTCGTCTATTCGTTCGAGGAGTCGGCGCGCACGCTGTTCGAGAACTATTTGGACAATATCGAGGCGTACTGCAACTGGACGAAAATGAAGGACCCGCTCACCGGCGAGGAGATGGACCCGGACGAGCGGCTCATGCGCTCGATCGAGGAGCAGATCGGCGTGTCGGAAAACGCGAAAAAGGCGTTCCGCGAAGAAATTTTGATCCGCATTTCGGCTTATTCGCGGAAAGGAAGGAAATTCGACTACAACACGCACGAACGGCTGCGGGAAGCGATCGAGAAAAAGCTGTTCGCGGATTTGAAGGACATCGTCAAAATCACGACCTCCACGAAAACGCCGGACGAAAATCAGCTCAAGCGGATCAACGAAGTCACGAAGCGTCTCATCGAAGAGCACAACTATTGCCCGGTGTGCGCCAACGAGCTGCTGCGGTATGTCGGAAGCTTGCTGAACCGGTAA
- a CDS encoding DUF2161 domain-containing phosphodiesterase, producing the protein MAIKKETELYAPVKSFFAGRGYEVKAEVLGCDLVAVRPDAAAPVIVEMKKTFSLPLLLQGIDRQRTGAEVWLAVERNRTKKGAHNQRFAELSALCRRLSLGFMTVTFYKTKAPVIEVWCEPGAAGASSGPPARPRIVAAEGQAPFGGQLAAETPLAASYAVAAGGRKRSRAAKLLKEFAGRSGDYNVGGSTGRKLVTAYRERALQCALALHCRGELPPREIGKLTGVPNAGLLLRDNHYGWFRRVSRGVYGLTDAGRAALGEYEAVAAVWAARFEWAAGWLAADETAAGSARRARGDGEPDAGSPDASGPNASGRRP; encoded by the coding sequence TTGGCCATAAAAAAAGAAACGGAGCTGTACGCGCCGGTCAAATCGTTTTTCGCGGGACGCGGATACGAGGTGAAAGCGGAAGTGCTCGGCTGCGACCTGGTCGCCGTGCGGCCGGATGCGGCCGCCCCCGTTATCGTCGAGATGAAAAAGACGTTTTCGCTCCCGCTGCTGCTTCAAGGGATCGACCGTCAGCGCACGGGAGCGGAGGTGTGGCTTGCCGTCGAACGGAACCGCACGAAAAAAGGCGCCCACAACCAGCGGTTTGCGGAGCTGTCCGCGCTGTGCAGGCGCCTGTCGCTCGGCTTTATGACCGTTACGTTCTACAAGACGAAGGCTCCGGTCATCGAAGTGTGGTGCGAGCCCGGGGCGGCGGGGGCAAGCTCGGGTCCGCCGGCGCGGCCGCGGATCGTGGCCGCCGAAGGGCAAGCGCCCTTCGGCGGGCAGCTCGCGGCCGAAACCCCGCTTGCGGCGTCCTATGCCGTCGCGGCCGGGGGCCGCAAACGCTCCCGCGCGGCCAAGCTGCTGAAGGAATTTGCCGGCCGAAGCGGGGACTACAACGTCGGGGGAAGCACGGGCCGCAAGCTGGTGACGGCTTACCGCGAGCGGGCGCTGCAGTGCGCCCTCGCGCTCCATTGCCGCGGCGAGCTCCCGCCCCGCGAGATCGGAAAGCTGACCGGAGTGCCGAATGCCGGCCTGCTGCTCCGGGACAACCACTACGGCTGGTTCCGCCGCGTCAGCCGGGGCGTTTACGGTTTGACCGACGCGGGCCGCGCGGCGCTCGGCGAATACGAGGCGGTAGCCGCCGTATGGGCCGCCCGCTTTGAATGGGCGGCCGGCTGGCTCGCCGCGGACGAAACCGCCGCGGGTTCGGCGCGCCGGGCCCGGGGCGACGGAGAACCGGACGCCGGCAGCCCGGACGCCAGCGGCCCGAATGCCAGCGGCCGGCGGCCGTAG
- a CDS encoding aminotransferase class I/II-fold pyridoxal phosphate-dependent enzyme: MNRIINWMGGWPKEGLIGAGEWEERTGKFAATGRQETLGTEPVQGHFGLREQVAERIAGSAAERDPSRVWIAAGADAAIELAVRGWLRAEDVVLVERPCGRSALQIFQRAGAVAVAVPGDRDGMDPDALARAIRQWKPKLVYAAVACTDPEGRAWSAERRIALAERCREANVPLLRDDRQLLLAQDGLAPDAEAEAGAPLCSVGEWPRASWRTCASAGWRAGESGRSGCRRSPPEAGAFRRCRRRNSKRRRNCCRPERSSRWSRRKGSFARRESGCCWSN; the protein is encoded by the coding sequence TTGAACCGGATCATTAACTGGATGGGCGGATGGCCGAAGGAAGGCCTGATCGGCGCGGGGGAGTGGGAGGAGCGAACGGGCAAGTTCGCCGCAACGGGTCGGCAGGAGACGTTGGGGACCGAGCCGGTACAAGGACATTTCGGCCTTCGGGAGCAAGTGGCCGAACGGATCGCCGGAAGCGCGGCGGAACGCGACCCGTCCCGCGTCTGGATTGCCGCCGGAGCGGATGCGGCGATCGAACTGGCGGTCCGCGGCTGGCTGCGCGCGGAGGATGTCGTGCTCGTCGAGCGCCCTTGCGGGCGGTCGGCTTTGCAAATTTTTCAACGGGCGGGGGCGGTCGCCGTAGCCGTGCCGGGGGATCGCGACGGCATGGATCCGGATGCCCTTGCCCGCGCCATCCGGCAATGGAAACCGAAGCTTGTGTACGCGGCGGTCGCATGTACGGATCCGGAAGGGCGGGCGTGGAGCGCGGAGCGGAGAATCGCGCTGGCGGAGCGGTGCAGGGAAGCGAACGTGCCGCTGCTGAGGGACGACCGCCAGCTGCTGCTCGCGCAGGATGGACTTGCGCCCGATGCGGAAGCGGAAGCCGGAGCTCCGCTATGCTCGGTCGGGGAATGGCCCCGGGCATCGTGGCGGACTTGCGCCTCGGCTGGCTGGCGTGCAGGGGAATCGGGGAGGAGCGGCTGCAGGCGCTCTCCGCCGGAAGCGGGCGCCTTCCGCAGGTGCCGCCGGCGGAACAGCAAGCGGCGGCGGAACTGCTGCAGGCCGGAACGCTCGAGTCGCTGGTCGCGACGCAAAGGTTCGTTTGCCAGGCGCGAGTCGGGCTGCTGCTGGAGCAACTGA